AACCGCCGAACAGGTCGAGCATCCGGGCCCCGTGCAGGGTGCCGCGCAGCGCCTCCAGGGTGGAGAACATGGCCTCGCGGGCCTTGTCGGAGGTCGGGCGGGTGCTCCGGCCGGGCGGCACGGCCAGGCGGCGGCCGCCGGCCGTCCCGGCGATCACGCGGGTCATGGGGTGGGGGGTCCTTTCGTGGCGGAGCCCCGTCGGCCGGCCGGCGGGGCTCCCCCATTCAAGCGCGGTTCCGCCGCTGATGCGTCACCCGGCGGCCCCGGCCGCACCGGTCAGCCCTTCTCCAGGTACTCCGCGCGGTCCTCGTCCAGCAGGCCGGCCAGCGCGGCGCGCAGGTCCGGGTGGTCCTCCAGCCGGGGGTCGACGGCGACCAGCGCGGCCGCCTCGGCCCGGGCGGTCGTGATGACCTCCTCGTCCTCCAGCACCGAGAGCACCTTGAGCGAGGACTTCACCCCGGACTGGGCCTGTCCCAGGACGTCGCCCTCCCGGCGCTGTTCGAGGTCGATCCGGGAGAGCTCGAAGCCGTCCAGGGTGCCGGCCACCGCGTCCAGGCGGGCGCGGGCCGGGCTGGCCCCGGGCATGTCGCTGACCAGCAGGCACAGGCCCGGCGCGCTGCCCCGGCCGACCCGGCCGCGCAGCTGGTGGAGCTGGGAGACGCCGAACCGGTCGGCGTCCATGATGACCATCGCGGTGGAGTTGGGAACGTTGACGCCGACCTCGATGACGGTAGTGGCGACCAGCACGTCGACCTGGCCGGCCCCGAAGCGGCGCATCACGTCGTCCTTGGCGTCCGGCTGCAGCCGCCCGTGCAGGATCTCGATCCGCAGGCCGGCCAGCGGCCCCTTGGCGAGCATCTCGGCGGTCTCCACCACGGCCAGCGGGGGCCGCCGGTCGTCGCTGCCGGCGCCGAGGTCCTCCGGGTCGTCGGGCATCGCCCTGCGCTTCTTCTTCGGGTCGGCCGGCTCCTCGTCGCCGATCCGCGGGCAGACCACGTACGCCTGGTGGCCCTTGCCGACCTCCTCGCGCACCCGCTCCCAGGCGCGGGCCAGGAAGTTGGGCTTCTCCAGGGCCGGCACGACATGGGTGGAGATCGGCGAGCGGCCGGCCGGGAGCTGGTCCAGCACGGAGGTCTCCAGGTCGCCGAAGACCGTCATGGCGACCGTGCGCGGGATCGGGGTGGCCGTCATCACCAGCAGGTGCGGGGGCTGTTCGCCCTTGGCGCGCAGGGCGTCGCGCTGCTCGACGCCGAAGCGGTGCTGCTCGTCGACGACGACCAGGCCGAGGTCCTGGAACTGGACCTTGTCCTCGATCAGCGCATGGGTGCCGATCGCGATGCCCGCGTCGCCGCAGGCCATGTCGAGCAGCGTCTGGCGGCGGGCCGGGGTGCCCATCGAGCCGGTCAGCAGCACCACCTTGGTGGCGACGTCGGCGCCGCCGAGCATGCCGCCCTCGGCGAGGTCGCCCATCATCTCGACGATCGAACGGTGGTGCTGCTGGGCGAGCACCTCGGTGGGGGCGAGCAGGACGGCCTGGCCGCCGGCGTCGACCACGGTGAGCATGGCGCGCAGCGCGACCAGGGTCTTGCCGGAGCCGACCTCGCCCTGGAGCAGCCGGTGCATCGGGTGCGAGGTGGCCAGGTCGGCGAAGATCTCGCCGCAGACCTTCTGCTGGCCGTCGGTGAGGGTGAAGGGCAGCCGGGCGTCGAAGGCCGCCAGCAGCCCGCCGGCCCGCTCCGGGCGGGGCACCGCGGGCAGCGCGGAGTCGGCCGCCCGGCGCTGGGCCAGCGCGACCTGGAGCACGAACGCCTCGTCCCAGCGCAGCCGGCTCTGGGCGCGCTCGCGGTCGGCGTGGCCGCGCGGGCGGTGGATGAGTTCGAGCGCCTCGGGGAGCGGGATCAGCCCGTGCTTCTCGCGCAGTTCGGCGGGCAGCGGCTCGCCGACCCCGCTCCAGCCGTCGTCGGCGAGGGTGTCGAGGACCGTCCGCACGCACAGGCCGACCGTCCAGGTCTGCGCCTTGGCGCTGGCCGGGTAGACCGGGATCAACCGGCCGGCGAACTCCGCGGCGGCCGAGGTGTCCGCCTCCTCGTCCATCAACTGATAGTCGGGGGAGACGAGTTGGCGGGTACGGTTGAACTGGCCGACCTTGCCGGCGAACAGGCCCTGGGAGCCCGGCCGCAGCTCCTTCTGCCGCCAGCCCTGGTTGAAGAACACCAGGCTGAGCCGCCCGCGCCCGTCGGTGACCACCACCTCCAGCCGGTCGCCCTTGCGTCCCTTGAACGGGATCAGGGTCACCTTCTCGATCCTGGCGAGCACGGTGACGTGCTCGTCGATCTCCAGGTCGTCGAGGCTGGTGAGCTGGCCGCGTTCGGCGTACCGGCGCGGGTAGTGGTGCAGCAGGTCGCCGACCGTGCGCAGCTTGAGGCTGTCGGCGAGCACCTTCGCGGTGCGGTCGCCGACCACGGCGGTCAGGGGCGTGTCGAGAGTGAGATCGGCCATCACGCCCTATTGGACACCACGGCACCGACAGCGCGCCGCATTCACCCGGTGCCCAGGCCGCCGCGGGCGGGTTCGCCCCACCCCGCCCACGGGCTCACTCCACCCCGATCAGCAGCGGCGCCCACTCCTGGCCCCCCTCGAAGACCACCGCGTCGACCTCGGGACGCTGCCGGCGGGCGTGCGCCACCAGTTGCTCGGCGAGGCCCCGGGGGGCGCCCTCGCCGAGCACCAGGGTGACCAGTTCGCCGCCCGCCGCGAGCATCCGGGCGAGTACCGTCTCCCCGGTGCCGGCCAGGTCGGCGCCGATCACCGCGACATCCCCGTCGATCAGGCCGAGCACGTCGCCGGCCTGGCAGACGCCGGCCATCGTCCAGGACTCCCCCTCGGCAACGGCCAGTTCGGCGTACCGGGTGGCGCCGGCGGCCGAGGTCATGGCGACCACGTCCTCGTCGAAGCGCCGGGAGGACTCGTGCACCGCCAGGGCGGCCAGGCCCTGCACCGGCGAGCGGGTGGGCAGGACGGCGATCCGCACCCCCTCCTCGCGGAGCTGGTCGGCGGCGGCGCCGGCGGCGGCCCGCAGCTCCGGGTCGTTGAGCAGCAGGATCACCTCGCGGGCGCCGGCCCGGCGGACCGCCTCGGCGAGTTCGGCGCTGGCCGGCGGCCGGTCCGGGTCGGCGTGCAGGACGGCGGCGCCGGCCTGTTCGCAGAGTTCGGCGAGGCCCTCCCCGCTGACCACGCTGAGCACCGTCCGGGCCCGCGGCTCGCGTTCGCCCCGACGGTCGGCGGCGCCGGCCCGGGCGGCGGCCTCGGCGAAGTGCGTGATCCGGATCCGGTACGGCCGGCCGGCCCGGACGCCGGCCTCGACGGCGGCGCCCGCGTCGTCCACGTGCACATGGACGTTCCACAGTCCGTCGCCGCCGCCGACCACCAGGGAGTCGCCGAGCTCGGCGAGCCGGGCGCGCAGGACGGGCAGTTCGGCGTCGGGGGCGTCGAGCAGGTAGATCACCTCGAAGGCGGGGTGACCGGGGCCGGGCGGGCGGACATGGCCCTCGCAGTCGCCCGCCAGGACCGCCGCGCCGACCGGCGGCAGCGGCTGGCTGAGCGCCACCGGGCCCATCGGGTGGTGGCCGGCGACGGCGTCGGCGAGCGCGCCGAGGACGGCCACCAGGCCGCGGCCGCCGGCGTCGACCACCCCGGCGTCGGCCAGCACCGCGAGCTGCTGCGGGGTGCGCAGCAGGGCCTGCCGGGCGGACCGGTAGGCGGTGTCGGCGACCTGGGCGAGGCTGCCGCCGACCTTGTCGGCCTCCCGCGCGGCCGCGGCGGCCACCGTGAGCAGCGTCCCCTCGACCGGTTCGGCGACCGCCTGGTAGGCGGATTCGGCAGCCTTCAGCAGGGCCGCACGCAGCTGCTCGGCGCCGCCGCCGGCCGCGGCGAGGGTCTCGGCCGTGCCGCGCAGCCACTGGGCGAGGATCACGCCGGAGTTGCCCCGGGCGCCGAGCAGGGCGCCCCGGGCCATCGCCCGCACGCTGTCGCCGAGCTCCGGGACGGCGTCGGGGGCGCCGTCCCGGCCCGCGGCGGCGAAGCTGTCCTCGACCGCGGCGGCGGCCGATTCGACGGTCAGGTAGAGGTTGGTGCCGGTGTCGCCGTCCGGTACGGGGTAGACGTTGAGTGCGTCGATCTCCTCGCGGGCCTGGCCGAGCGAGCGCAGGGCCAGCCGGCACCAGGTCCGCACGGCCGGGGCGTCGAGCGTGTGCAGCACCAGGTCTCCTCCGGGTGTACGCCGCGCATGGCTGTGGGTGGTGAACGGCGGGCGGCGCGGGGCGATGCTGGCAGGTTATCCGGGCCCGCCCGGGATCGTGGCTGGCAGGAGCCCTGCCGGACGGGCCTCGGGCGGCCTTGCCGCCCAGGTCGGCGGGAGGGCCGGACGGCGCCCGGGGCGGGGTAAACCCTCCGGACGTGGTAGTTTCGTTGAACGGGAGCAAGCGTTGTATGCTCTTCCGGTTGCCTGGAACAGTCCAGGCTCACCCTTTGAATCGGTCCGGTCCACGTGAGTGGCCCGTTGATTCAGCCGGGGTTTTCGAACGTAAATGATCTGAAGTCTTGGAGTGACTCCTGTGGCTGCCAACTGCGACGTCTGCGGCAAGGGGCCGGGCTTCGGCAACAGCATCTCCCACTCACACCGCCGCACCCCTCGTCGTTGGAACCCCAACATTCAGACGGTGCGCGCTGTGATCGGGCGGACGCCGAAGCGGCTCAACGTCTGCACCTCGTGCATCAAGGCCGGTAAGGTCTCGCGCTGACGCGCAGACCGGTAAGCCGGTCCTCCAGTAAGCCGATCCCTCCTCGGATGGATCGGCTTCCTGTTTTCCGGCGGCCCCCGCCGGGTGACCGCCCATGAACGCCGCCTGCCCCGGCCCTGCGCCCCGGCCGGCGGCGTTCGTGCGTCCCGATGCGCCTGTGCACGGCCCGCCCCGGCGCCGCCGCCCGGCCCCGGGGCCGGGCGGCGGACCCCCGCCCGGCCGCCGGTACGAACTCCGGACCGGTCAGGCCCCGCGCAGCCGCCAGCCGTGGTCGACCGGACCGATGCCCGCGCCGAGCGCGAAGCCGGCCGCGATCGCCCCGGTGACGTACTCCTTGGCCGCGGCCACCGCCTCGGGCATCTCCTGCCCCTTGGCGAGCTCGGCGGCGATGGCACTGGCCAGCGTGCAGCCGGTGCCGTGGGTGTGCCGGTTGTCGTAGCGCGGCGCGCGGTACCAGTGCTCCTCCCCCGGCCCGCCGTACAGCAGGTCGGCCGCCTCGCCCTCCAGGTGACCGCCCTTGACCAGCACCCAGCGGGGGCCGAGGTCCAGCAGGGCCCGCGCGGCGTCCGCCATGTCGCCCTGGCCCAGCACGGTGATCCCGGTGAGCTGCGCCACCTCGTGCAGGTTGGGCGTGGCGACGGTGGCCACCGGCAGCAGCCGGTCCCTCAGGGTGCTGACGGCCTCGGCGGCGAGCAGCGCGTCCCCGTGCTTGGAGACGCCGACCGGGTCGACGACCACCGGCGCGTCCAGGCCGGTGAGCAGTTCGGAGACGGTCTCGACGAGCTCGATCGAGGCGAGCATGCCGGTCTTCACGGCCTGCACCCCGATGTCGTCGACGACGCTGCGGAACTGGGCCCGGACGGCTTCGGCGGGCAGCTCCCAGTAGCCCTGGACGCCGAGCGAGTTCTGCGCCGTGACGGCGGTGATCACGCTCATGCCGTGCACGCCGAGGGCGAGCATGGCCTTGAGGTCGGCCTGGATTCCGGCGCCGCCGCCGGAGTCGGAGCCGGCGACGGTGAGCACACGCGGAGGGGCGGCGACGGGGCCGCGCGACGGGAGAGCCATGGACCACAACCTACCCGGGAGGGCCTGCGGCGTGGCGGGCCCGTCCGGCAGCCGGCGGGCCGGACCGGGCGAACCGGCCGCTCGGGCCGGCCGCCGGTCAGAGGATGGCTTCGGACTCCGCCCAGCGGTCCACCGGGACCGTCTTCAGCCGGGTGACGGCCTCGGCGATCGGCACCAGCTCGATCTCGCCCCGGCGCAGCGCGGTGAAGTGGCCGAAGGCGCCCTTGTGGACGGCTTCGACGGCGTGCCAGCCGAAGCGGGTGGCGAGCACCCGGTCGCGGGCGGTGGGCGTGCCGCCGCGCTGGGTGTGGCCCAGGATGACCGGGCGGGCCTCCTTGCCGAGCAGGTCCTCCAGCTCGTGGGCGAGCCGGGTGCCGATGCCGCCGAAGGTCTGGTGCCCGTACTGGTCGACCGAGCCGTGGTCGAAGCGCATGGTGCCCTCGGCCGGCGCGGCCCCCTCGGCGACGGCGATGATGGCGAACTTCTTGCCCCGCTCGAAGCGGTCCTCGACCATCCTGGCGATGGACTCGATGTCGAAGGGCTTCTCGGGGATCAGGATGCCGTGGGCGCCGCCGGCCATGCC
The sequence above is a segment of the Kitasatospora sp. NBC_00240 genome. Coding sequences within it:
- the recG gene encoding ATP-dependent DNA helicase RecG, with amino-acid sequence MADLTLDTPLTAVVGDRTAKVLADSLKLRTVGDLLHHYPRRYAERGQLTSLDDLEIDEHVTVLARIEKVTLIPFKGRKGDRLEVVVTDGRGRLSLVFFNQGWRQKELRPGSQGLFAGKVGQFNRTRQLVSPDYQLMDEEADTSAAAEFAGRLIPVYPASAKAQTWTVGLCVRTVLDTLADDGWSGVGEPLPAELREKHGLIPLPEALELIHRPRGHADRERAQSRLRWDEAFVLQVALAQRRAADSALPAVPRPERAGGLLAAFDARLPFTLTDGQQKVCGEIFADLATSHPMHRLLQGEVGSGKTLVALRAMLTVVDAGGQAVLLAPTEVLAQQHHRSIVEMMGDLAEGGMLGGADVATKVVLLTGSMGTPARRQTLLDMACGDAGIAIGTHALIEDKVQFQDLGLVVVDEQHRFGVEQRDALRAKGEQPPHLLVMTATPIPRTVAMTVFGDLETSVLDQLPAGRSPISTHVVPALEKPNFLARAWERVREEVGKGHQAYVVCPRIGDEEPADPKKKRRAMPDDPEDLGAGSDDRRPPLAVVETAEMLAKGPLAGLRIEILHGRLQPDAKDDVMRRFGAGQVDVLVATTVIEVGVNVPNSTAMVIMDADRFGVSQLHQLRGRVGRGSAPGLCLLVSDMPGASPARARLDAVAGTLDGFELSRIDLEQRREGDVLGQAQSGVKSSLKVLSVLEDEEVITTARAEAAALVAVDPRLEDHPDLRAALAGLLDEDRAEYLEKG
- a CDS encoding DAK2 domain-containing protein; translated protein: MLHTLDAPAVRTWCRLALRSLGQAREEIDALNVYPVPDGDTGTNLYLTVESAAAAVEDSFAAAGRDGAPDAVPELGDSVRAMARGALLGARGNSGVILAQWLRGTAETLAAAGGGAEQLRAALLKAAESAYQAVAEPVEGTLLTVAAAAAREADKVGGSLAQVADTAYRSARQALLRTPQQLAVLADAGVVDAGGRGLVAVLGALADAVAGHHPMGPVALSQPLPPVGAAVLAGDCEGHVRPPGPGHPAFEVIYLLDAPDAELPVLRARLAELGDSLVVGGGDGLWNVHVHVDDAGAAVEAGVRAGRPYRIRITHFAEAAARAGAADRRGEREPRARTVLSVVSGEGLAELCEQAGAAVLHADPDRPPASAELAEAVRRAGAREVILLLNDPELRAAAGAAADQLREEGVRIAVLPTRSPVQGLAALAVHESSRRFDEDVVAMTSAAGATRYAELAVAEGESWTMAGVCQAGDVLGLIDGDVAVIGADLAGTGETVLARMLAAGGELVTLVLGEGAPRGLAEQLVAHARRQRPEVDAVVFEGGQEWAPLLIGVE
- the rpmB gene encoding 50S ribosomal protein L28 — translated: MAANCDVCGKGPGFGNSISHSHRRTPRRWNPNIQTVRAVIGRTPKRLNVCTSCIKAGKVSR
- the thiD gene encoding bifunctional hydroxymethylpyrimidine kinase/phosphomethylpyrimidine kinase, with protein sequence MALPSRGPVAAPPRVLTVAGSDSGGGAGIQADLKAMLALGVHGMSVITAVTAQNSLGVQGYWELPAEAVRAQFRSVVDDIGVQAVKTGMLASIELVETVSELLTGLDAPVVVDPVGVSKHGDALLAAEAVSTLRDRLLPVATVATPNLHEVAQLTGITVLGQGDMADAARALLDLGPRWVLVKGGHLEGEAADLLYGGPGEEHWYRAPRYDNRHTHGTGCTLASAIAAELAKGQEMPEAVAAAKEYVTGAIAAGFALGAGIGPVDHGWRLRGA